One window of the Dreissena polymorpha isolate Duluth1 chromosome 5, UMN_Dpol_1.0, whole genome shotgun sequence genome contains the following:
- the LOC127880489 gene encoding galectin-4-like: MATVATYPPTPFIYNMGSIYKGKTIFISGFIPPNADRFNVNFESKPWGPDIAFHCDFRVNQNVIVLNSFANNAWGTEERVTKDFPLKPKDFFEMTIRVEKDGFKVSVNNNCHLHYNHRMKPLSQFTHLRIDGSVIIKKVRHQ; this comes from the exons ATGGCGACTGTAGCAACCTATCCG CCCACCCCGTTCATTTACAATATGGGAAGCATCTACAAAGGCAAGACGATCTTCATTAGCGGATTTATTCCGCCAAACGCCGATAG GTTCAATGTCAACTTTGAGAGCAAACCGTGGGGACCGGATATTGCCTTCCACTGCGACTTCCGGGTTAACCAAAACGTGATAGTGCTTAACAGCTTTGCGAACAATGCATGGGGCACAGAAGAGCGTGTCACCAAAGACTTCCCCTTGAAACCAAAGGACTTCTTTGAGATGACGATCCGTGTGGAAAAAGACGGATTTaag GTTTCCGTGAACAACAACTGTCACCTGCACTACAACCACAGAATGAAACCACTGAGCCAATTCACGCATCTGAGAATAGATGGATCGGTCATTATAAAAAAAGTTCGACACCAGtga